The Anomalospiza imberbis isolate Cuckoo-Finch-1a 21T00152 chromosome Z, ASM3175350v1, whole genome shotgun sequence genomic interval CCCAGCCAAAATGCATACaactttttttggtttttccaCATTTGGATTCAAGGTTCTCGCTGCCACACGGGAAATACCCGTGTTTCAGCAAGAAACCCCTCTGCGTACGGAAACGCAGAACATTACAAGTCCTCCGCATGAGACATTATCATTTCACGTTCCTTTCTATAGCCACCGTTTGCATTTGGGTAGCTGTCTTGCCACGGGATGCAGGAAAGGCAGTGGATCCCATGGGGGCAGGTGCCTACCGCGGCTCTCCATCTCTGCAGAGCGATCCCGCGGGGACGCGGCCGCAGCCAGATTCCGCCCAGCTGTCGtgggcagctcctgctttctgacagctcctgctccgAGCATCTCTTTGCAACTGCAAAATTTGGGCAAAACTTTGACAAAACTTTGACCTCGACTCCTTGCCACTACCTCGCGAGCTGGGCCACAGGCGGTAGCAGCCATACACCGTGCCGCCAAACCCAGTGGGCTTTCGAGGCGAGGCCGACGCAGAGCCCGGAGAAACCTCCTAGACCTCCTAAACCTCATCTCTCAGCCCTGGGTGCCTTCGGGGCGTGAGTCGTGAGGAGGCAGGGCGTGGGTGGCAACAGCCGGGGTCCCGCTCAGGGACGAACCCGTTCGGCACGACACGGGCATCGCCGCCGCCCCGACGGCGGGGCAGAGACCCCCCCGCCGCCgcttccctcccttcttccctccttccctctcctcctctgtctttctctccctccattCCCCTGTCGGCGCCGGGGAAGGAGGGTGGCGGTGGGGGCGGGCGTGGTGCGGGGGCGGTCTAAGGGGCTCTGGGCTCAgcggggcggcgcgggcagCGGCAGTTGTCGCTCCGGCCGGCGGCAGCGCTCTGGCCGCCGGTGCCACTGCGGCGGGCGGTGCCTCTCCCCGCCGGCCTGGGGTTGGAGTCGCGCCCCCGTTAGAGCCCGCGGGCAGAGCCGCCCGCCTCCTCTCCTCCGTCGCCCCGGCCTCCGCCCGCCCTCGCTGAGGCCTTCTCCACCCCGGAGCTGACCGGGCTCCTCCCGCGGGCATGAACGGCTATGGCTCCCCGTACCTCTACATGGGCGGCCCGGTGTCGCAGCCACCGCGGGCTCCGCTGCAGCGGACACCGAAGTGCGCCCGGTGCCGCAACCACGGCGTGCTGTCCTGGCTGAAGGGCCACAAGCGCTATTGCCGCTTCAAGGACTGCACCTGCGAGAAGTGCATCCTCATCATCGAGAGGCAGCGGGTGATGGCCGCGCAGGTGGCGCTCCGCCGGCAGCAGGCCAACGAAAGCCTGGAGAGCCTCCTCCCGGACTCCCTGCGCTCCCTCCCCGGGCCGCCCGGCAACACGGAGCCCCCCACGCCGCCGGCGGGGCCGTCGCCCTGCGCCGCGCCGCCGCGGACCCCCGCCGAGctggccgccgccgccgcactTCGCTGGGCCGCCGAGCCGCCTCCCGcgctcccggggccgctcccCAAGGCAGgtgaggccgggccgggcatCGCGGCAccggggcaggagggagagggagggctGGGATCCCGGCTGTCCGTTCTGGGGGATGGGGCCGGAACGAGTAAAGGCGAAGGTTTTCCCTTTCACCCGACGGGCTCcgtgggaagggaatggagaggAATTCCGTCGGGTACACTTTATCGCTCTTAAAACGCATGGAGCTGCAAAGTGACCGGCCCGCTTCCCAGCCAGAATCGCGTCCACCGAGACAAGCAGAGGAGACCCGCGAACGTCGCGGCTGCCAATTGTCTGCCCGACGTGCCGCTTCCGGGCCCGTCCCTCAGGTCGGCCGGGAACGGGCCGCATCCCGCGTGGATCACAGCGGCATGTCTCTCTGCTTCTCCCGGTCCCGCTCCGGGCTTCTCGCACGCCGGGCATCGGGACCTCGTCCAGGACAAGACCTGCCACAGAGAGCCTCGGACCAAAAGCGGcgccaggagcagggaggcttCTGCGAAGCTATGACGACCGGGGAAAGCGGAGTGGTGGCAGGGGATGAGCGGGGCAATCCAGTCCTCCTGCGCAGGCCTGTCCCTTCGGGTCGCGTCCGGGGCGGCTTATGAGAGGTCGGGGGTGCCGAAACCACCGCCTGCAATGGGCACCTTTTGAGCGCGACCTGTCGGTAATACACATTTCTGGAGGCAAAACTAACACTCCGAACCGCAGTCGCGTTCCGTCCACTGTCTGAGCGGGAGCTGACAGTCTTTCACAATAGGGATGTTCGGCAGGCAGGCCGCTGCCAGCCCAGCGCGCTTCGCTGACAAGTTGTGACAAAATTTTACGCGGTGCCCCGGGACGAGAGTGGCGACCCCTTTGCTGCCGCCGCGCGGGCCCATGTGCACCATGGAGCCAGTCCGGTCACGGAGGCGTCCACCAGGGCCCCAGCATGGggccctgctcctccagcacccGAGCGGACACACACTGGGCCCGAGGCGGCGGCACGGATGAGTCTGACACTCTGGCGAGGATGTCGGTGGTTTGGGACCCGCTTCCTATTTTCCGGCACCTTGGCACCACCTGCCTGCCCTCCGGCAGCCCCCTCCTCCACATCTCGGCCCAGTTCCGCCGGCCTCTCCCCAGGGCCGGGCATGGGGGGtctttccccaaatttcccactGGTCGTAGCTTTCCGCTGGCGCGGACGCCCTCCGCTCTCCACACACACGGCGGCGCCTTGGCCGGGGCCTCCTCCCTGCGTGGAGGTAGCGGGGCATAAGGCCGAGGACatggggagagaaggggaaaaacccGCCTTGCTTCTTCGAGAAAATGAAAGTTCCCATCCGCCAGCATGATATAAATTTGTTGGATAGGAACAATATTAACTTGCACGCTTAACTTTCCTTCACCCTGATGTATGAACTTCCTGGTTTAAAAGATTACAGTAATCACGGGAGGAGAGTGTAAATCGAATCTGATAGCAATAACTTTTGGGGAAGGTCAGGCTCAAGTGAAATGTTACCAAGCAACAGGCATTTTGTTTGCAAAATACAATCAAAGTGTATTGATGAGAAATTTTTCCTTGCCAACCAGTCAGCACTTTCTGATAATAGCTTTACGGAGtgaaaaaacaaccaaccaaccaacaaaacaTAATGTAGATCTCCATAAATCAAGGCCATCGGcgctgtgcctgtgcctgtctCCGTCCCCGCCTGCGGTGAGGCCGAGCCCAGGGGACCGGGATACCCCAGGACAACCGGGGAGCCTTTCTGATCACACAGACCTCACCCACATGGTCCCGGTCCCTGATTGTCACAGAcggtttttttccccccatattttATGAACATGAGAATGCATGAGAGCAAAGTGGAAAATGGTGTCCTTagaggttcctgctgtcaccttTCACCAGACACTGTTTATTTCACCACATGACTTATTTCGAATTATCCTGCATGCTCTGAGCGGCAgggttttctctttcctctccttccatTAACTGTATTAAAATCGCCGTAAAAACGGAGGATAAACCTCTTGTCCACCCGGTTTCTAAAACACACACATAACCCCTTCCTCCTCGAGGACGTTATTCTCGTGAAAAGTTTTTTCACTGCCGAAGGGATATTTCCTAATATATGGTAAAATCAGATCCGTTTGCTTTTATTCCACTACAATCAACCATTTTGGTGGGACAGTTGCGAAGTTCTGAAAGTACCCTTTTTGCATCTGCCTCTGCTAACCTGTAATGATTCCACCTCCTGTTATTGTGCTCATGAACTTTACTTGCCCACAGGAGTGTGTGTTACATTTGTCTTAGTAGTCGTTATCAAGACTTGTAAACAATATAATGCTATATTCGTCATTTGATATTTTCAGAGCCAGCTTCTTAATGCAGTGCAGCTGTCTCTGTGTTAGTTTGAGAATAGTGATTACTCTCCTACAGAGTATTTTGATCTTCGAATATAGGGAAGAAAGTCTGAAGTGAAagtaattaaaaccaaaacctaAACAAAGCCTCAACAACCAAAATCAAGCTAAGAAACACCCCATTCTTCGAAACAGACAGCAAAAGTAAAATCaaacccaaagcaaacaaaaaagatCCCACTGAAAACATAGCCTTAGCTTTATGTGCAGTTATGCTAGTTTTGGTATCAGCCTTTCCTAATAATACGACTAAGGAAAACAGCAGGTACTTTTGAGATACAAGAAAATCTGTGTTGAGAAAAGAGCTGTTCTAGCAATCAAAGAACAAGATTTTTTAACAGAGACTCAGCAGTGGGAATATCGAAGAAACAAATTTGGTTCCAAAATATTAGACCAAGTTTTCCAGACAAGTTATTAACTTGAGAACAGCTTTTTCCTCTCatctgttttacttttttttggcCTCTTTACAACATTTGACTCATGATTATTAAGGTATAGATAGTCAAGAAGAATTGGGGTACATATTGTGCTGAATTCATATTGTATTTTACTGTAAATGCATGTACGGTTCTCCCACTGTTCTGTTTCATGTGTATCTGTATTTGCACTGCATACCGGATCTGGGTCGGTATGTCTCCCTGCATGCATAGGAAAATAGTTTCCTTAGTTTTCCCAGGAATCACAAACAGGATACTTAAATGCAGGCAATTTGAAATAGAAGGTgttggggagaaaaaaaccccaacacacacacacacacacacacacgtaaCAAAACAACCTCCCcctaaaaaccaaaacataaaaATCCAACCCCAGAGCCACACAAAGAAACAACCctcccaaaaccaaaaaccaaacaccctccaccacccaaaaaaaaaaaaaaaaaaaaaaaaaaaaggcaaaccaaccaaacaccaccaccaccagaaatacagcaaaaaaaaaaaaaaaaaaaaccctcagagcTCACACAGGACAAAATATAACACCCAAACctccacaaaggaaaaaaaaaatctgaggaCGAGCTTACGAGCTTTCTTTCTTGAAGCTGAGAATATAGTCATGTAAAACTTACgaattatgaaaagaaaaaacgCTTTGGTGAATAGCAGTAAGTTGTACGttctaaatacaaaattatttttgtaccTGAAAATACAAACATTTGTAATTAACACATGCATATAATATTCCTACAATTCAGTGTCCACATAGTGACATTTACAATATATctttacaatttttttattgGATAATGGCTATTTTGCATCTTCaaaaatttttgtttatttgacGATTACTATTTTTGGGGCAATTTTAAACGAACGAGAATCCCAGTCGCGGTGGTTCCCATGAagagctggggacagtcccCGGAGCACATCTGAGCCTTCCCGAGCCCTCGGCTTAGCAGTAAAGGGGTGTTTAAAGCAGTTAAAACACAGCCTAACAGAGAGGGAAGCCCCGAGGGCTGGTAGGTGAGCGGCCAGCTGCCTTGCGACAGGCGGGCCCCGGGGTGTGACACCCACGCAGCACCGCCGCAGCACCGCCCCAGCCCGGGCATGGAGCTGCCTGACACCGGCAGACAGAAATGCTCTCAAAAAGACAGAGGGAAAAATACAGCAGCCGCCATGCTCAGTGGTAGCCAGCAGAGGGTAATTCTCTGTGTGTTAATAGCACCACTTCGATTTAAAATCAACGAAATCTCGTTTTACGGGTCTGTCCCTGCGAGTATAGTGAGATGCGTTGCTATGACTTGTGCTGTATGAGGAGACTACCCCTGCACAGAAGCTAAGAGCCAGCATCTGTGTGGTCTCCTGATAATAAAGAGGCAAAATTCAGTGCGACAAGTTTTCAGAATTTGATGAAAATTTTTTAGGCAAGCCTCATAAGGATATTTTTAAGGGTACAGAAAATGAAGCAAATCTGAAATATCTTGAAAACAACATTTTATAAGGATAAGGGAATATATTTGAGATACCTTACCTGATTTGAGTGCGTTTGTTtgcttgctgtttttttttttttaaataaacacataTTTTCTCCACAGTGGTACTTGCTCTCATCCCATAAAGATACACTGTAAACATGAGCATGAGGTAATTCTGAAATATGTTCTTCTTGCTTTCACTCCATTTGGTAATATTAGTCACCGAAGCACAATTTATATGAAAATTAGGGCTATCATCTTCCTTAAACAGCCTCTCTAACTCTGTTAAGATAGGGACAAGGTAGTTGGATGTTCTTAGACTGCCCACTAAGCCTTGAATGTCCATTCACCAAGATTTGTAATAAATGCATAGTGAAGGGATTAAAAGGGAAAGGTAGTGTGAATCTCATGTTTTCTCAATAATGGATGAGCTATGCCAATATCTTAGCACCTCCTCAAAAGGATGCACGTGCCAGTTTGCTATCAGCAAGCAATTCCTGCATTCTGCTTTGGCTGCTAAAGCAAGATTGATGCACTGAATTTGTGAGAAAGAGGAAATTGTACATGGCCTTCTCACTAATGCAGAGTTACTGCTTCTGTGTTTGCACTCTATAGGCAGCATAACCAGTGTAAAAACCAGTTCTGAAAATGGGTTATCCTGCTGAAAGGAGTGAGGTCTTTGCAAGAGCATCTGTATTCCTCAGCTACACACTTATCTTCCACAGCCCAAATTAGCAGCATCCCATATCTCAGTGGAATAGCCCATCGTTTCTGCCAGGTACAGCTACCCTCATGACAACAACCTGCCTTTGCCATGCTCACACTgtcaggctgtgctctgccaggaTCTCTTCTTTATTTGTAGCTCCCACTGTGCTGAGCATAGTGGCTTCTCACTCAGCCCAGGCTTGCTCAGACCCTGACTTCTTTCTCTTTAGTGGATAAATTCCATTAATAGTCTTTTTTTCATGCTGATCTGTTAAATGTTAAACTTAGCCCACTAACTGATGAGAAGATGCCCTGCCTGTTCCTGCAGTGAGAGGAAGGTAGAAGATGGTGAGCAATGAGGCTCAGGTGCTTGCACACCTCTAAATGGTTCCATCTCAGTTGGGCAGGTGGCATCATCAGCACATTTTAGGAGCCTTTGCTTGCTTCTTACAGTTACTTTATTTCGTTTGATTGTTTGACAGGGTCTTGGAAAATGAGGCAAACAGTTGTATTGGTTTTTGCAGATAGTCCTTCCCATTTGTGCCTTCAAAAGCTCTACCCTGTGTGGTTAAAGCAGACTGTCAGCTGCAGCTTGGACAGCAATCCTCTCTACATGCATTGATGCTTCCCAAGAATGTAAACATTGTGCTTAATAAGGAAAGCCAGCAGACCTGTGTTCTTGGGAAATAACAATGAACAATCTCAAGCAAGTATATTGATCCTCTTTTGCATAAGCAAgcatccttcctttcttcttgccAACAAGCAGTCTTATTTCAAAAGGTTCCTTAGTCTGGTCAGGCATTACCAAAGAGTTTTGAGCGTCCATCTGGAGACAGCATGACCAGTGGACCTGTTTTCAGCTCTCATCCTTAGTTTGGTACACAGAAAGCAAGTTACCTGGAACAATTGCTAAGAGAGGTTGTGACGTCCTCATCCTTGGAATTATTTAAAACTCAGCTAAGCAGGGACATGAGCAACCTGCTCTTTGTTTAAGGCTGCTCACATTTTGAAGAGGATTTTGGACCAAATGCCTTCCAGATGTCTTTTCTAAACCAGACTTTTCTAGAACACATGTTTGGATGGGACAAGGCATCAGACATATTTAAGGGTTTAGAGGAAAAGCTGCAATTCTTGCTGTGGGAGAAGCTGATTTCTGTGGGAGGAACCAGTTTCTTCAGAACTggaatgcatttatttatttgaagaCTTTTTAAACCTTCAACCCGTAGTCATAATGGAGTGGTTCCACTAATGCTGTTGGAGCTGCAGAGGAATTTTCATCTCCTAAATGCCCTCTTCAGCTCACAGACAATGAAATGGTGCTAGTGAGGAATTATGATGTGAAAGTTCTGAAGTTCCTCTGAGAAATCTTGCAGTTGGGTGGTGTGTTGCTGCCTTGTAACCAGCGAGAAAGGATAGATACAGCACTTTTGATGCAGCAGAAAAATGATCAAGCTTCTTTGCTTGCACATGAGAGAATGAGACAGAGTATGGCTAGATCAGGTCACATTATCCTTTTGCAGTTTTATTCTCCTGGCATGTTGCAAAGATACCTTAATTTTTGCAGGATCTCTgagaaaaagcacttttcccccGTTAGAGTCCTGGTCTGTTCACTTTAATAAGAAAGCATCCTCAAATCCCTGTAAAAGCTTTTGGCCTCAGTTTTCTGTTAATTTCTCTGACTTCTCTTTGCAGACATGAATGAGGAGCGGTTGGGTGATGCAAGTGGAGCAGACAGTGCCGACACCTACAGTGACAAAGACACAGACCAAAGGAGTTCCCCGGACATGACTAAAGCCAAAAGTTGTTTCAACCCTGAAAGCCCTGAAATTGTTTCAGTGGATGAGGTCGGTTTTGCAGTTCAGAAAAATGGTGGGGGCACAGAGAACCGTCCAGACAGCCCCAAGTACCACCCAGAGCAGAACCATCTCCTGATAGAAGGTCCGTCTGGGACAGTTTCTTTACCATTCAGTTTGAAAGCAAACAGACCCCCACTTGAAGTCTTGAAAAAGATTTTTCCTAACCAAAAGCCAGCTGTGCTAGAGTTGATCCTGAAGGGGTGTGGCGGTGACCTGGTGAGTGCTGTAGAGGTTCTTCTGTCCAGTCGGTCTTCAGTGGCTAGTGGAGAGAGAAGTCCTGCAGAATCGGATGGTCTTGTTTTGCCTTCCAATGGGCATATTTTTGAACACACACTGAGTTCCTACCCTATTTCATCTTCCAAGTGGTCTGTGGGCTCGGCATTTAGGGTTCCCGACACTCTGAGGTTCTCTGCTGATTCCAGTAATGTTGTGCCAAATCCTCTAGCTGTACCTTTGCAGCACCCTTTCCCTCAGCCACCACGCTACCCACTGATGCTGAGGAACACTTTGGCAAGAAACCAGTCCAGCCCGTTCCTGCCCAACGACGTCACTCTGTGGAACACCATGACATTGCAGCAGCAGTACCAGCTACGGTCCCAGTACGTCAGTCCTTTCTCTAGCAACTCAGCCACTGTTTTCCGAAGCTCACCTGTCCTTCCTTCCCGCTCGTCAGAAGATCCTAGGATTTCAATTCCCGATGATGGATGTCCAATTGTGTCTAAGCAACCAATTTACACAGAAGATGAATATGAGGACAGGTCTGATTCTTCAGACTCAAGAATACTCAACACATCTTCTTAGACTGACATTTGACATGTGACAGCTAAGCGATACTCACAGTGCAGCTGAACAACTGGCCCCTAAGAGGAGGGACATGTACTCTACAAAACTCTTGCAATTGTATTAAAAAGTTGCTTGGTATTGTACTATAGCAATAAAGACATAACTTATTTAATTTCTTGCACTTCACTGGATAATGCCAAATAGCAATACTCTGGCTTTAGTGCTGAGTGTGTGTTGCAAAGGAAGACTTTATGGCTACCAGTTATGGGACTCTAGAAGACTCATAATGGAAACAGAAGCCCAAGGTCTACTTTGTTCCTTAACTCAGAAAAATGGGGATGTTAAACTAGAATACTTGAATGCTGTTTTATAATTGAGAACTCCTCAGGACATAAGAAATCAAGCAAACATAGTTCAAATGCAAATAGACTAAAACAAGGACCTTATAATCTTATGCCAGTGATCATCCTTGCAGtgaaagaaaaggcagaagaaagaaatacacACATGCAACTAACATGAGCTGCTTCTGTGCCGGTTGAGCTTGGACACTTTTCAGAGAAATATTATTAAGAGTTATTCTTTTCCCATGGCTAGGTCGAAATGTGTAATGTCAGTGTAAAACCAATTACAGCTGTGAATTGCATGAAGTGTATTGTGAAATGAACACCAGATTAAGCATTGTCAGGTTAATGTAGCATGCTAAGGACTCTAGAAAAATAAACTAAGATGATGATCTTGGTTTATGTCATTTATACTGGGCAAATAACATTCTGAAGATAGAGAGCTGATTAGTTCTCAGCTGGGGTTAAAAtgtccagctccagcagctgcagtcaGGGGAAACCTCTTTTTCCAAGTCTGGGTTTTGCTTCCCTGACTTGTAACTTGCAACTGAGATTAGGCAAAAGCTGTCATCAGGGAAGCTGATGTCTCTTGTATTTGTACTGCAGATATTTCCAAGCTCAGCTGAGTAAAGCAGAGCTTGCTACAatcacagaaagcagaaaacaaaaggcTCTCCCAATGCTTCAGAAGCATCTTTTTTCCTATTCTgtagaagtagaaaaaaaaaaaggaaataggaTGCAATTGTGggcatttctttaaaatagattttaggCAAATGGCAACTCCCCTTTTCCCCTAGGAAAGTAATGGTTTGAACAGTTTATTGCATGATTGCATGCATTGATTACACTGCATATCTTATGTGTGTCTGAGTAACATTAGGAATTGCTTCTGACGAGGAATGCCTCTAAGTTTAATGTCCACTTAGAAGTTTGTTAAGCTCTTAGTGTCATTTTTTCAACTGTTCACAAGTGACTATGTATGCTTGACAATTGACTTTTACAAAACACACTTCTGAATGCAGATGAAATGACTATTCGGTCTTTCAGGTCTGGGGATTAGTCCCACACCTCAAAAAAATGGTGAGGCCACCCTGAAGTTGGACTCTGAAGCAGATGGGCTTTAAAACTGTTATATAACTGCATCAGGCATGTTATCTGGTGTCATTGTAGATATGAATGCCTGTGTTCTCTTTTGGCATTTCATGTTCTGTGAGTCTTGTGCACATGATGAATCTTTCATTTTATAAAGGTACTGAATACGCAcaaaaaggagaataaaataaTGACTTTATTTTCCTTCGGGGATAAATTGACTGAAAGATACTTTATCTTGCATAAATTTCCAGCCTGTtcagaaaagcattttattgGTTATGCTACAAAGACATAAAAgcaggggaagggaggaaaaaaaaaattcccttatGGAAATGTAAATGTGCAAGCATTTTGAGTTTTCCTAAATGCAGGATTTCAGTTGTGTACTGACAGATTTGCCTGCATTCACATGGCATGTGGAAACAAATTCATCTTACAGCCACCCCAGAGAGAAAAGTAATATGTAAAATAGATCTTGCAAACAGAAAGGCAGGTGGCAGTGAAATGCTGTGCTCTGACACATTTCTGAGAAATTGTCAAAGGCTAGATAAGAGCGGATAGGCCCTGGAGCTCCAGTTTTGAGCAGATTTCCTTCCTGCAGAAATTTTAGGCATCTCCTGTACTTAAATGAAATCTCAGTggagggtttttgtttgttttacttgtTTGTGTGCTTGTTTTGCTACAGATGTTGAATCATCTTCAGCAGAAAGACAGAACTGTGATATGTGCAAAAGCTCATACCCTCTATGGTCTGTGGGTTTTCAAAGAACTGAATCCTGGCATCTTGGCACTGGGACATCTTTCAAAGAAAGATGACCCTTGGCTAACATGGAATGAACTCCTATCACACTTGTggtgaaaaatgtaaatttggtggtatgatttttaaaattctatctCTTTTGACAAgctgttttctgaaaaaagaaacaagttaAAATAATCCTGGTTTCTCATGTTATAAAATACTCTTGACTCCATtgacaaatacattttcttttcttaaataaagcaaatataTCTTTGTTCAAAATAAGAAATGCAAATTTTCATGCTGAACAGTAATTTTTGTTTGACCACACAACAT includes:
- the DMRT3 gene encoding doublesex- and mab-3-related transcription factor 3, translated to MNGYGSPYLYMGGPVSQPPRAPLQRTPKCARCRNHGVLSWLKGHKRYCRFKDCTCEKCILIIERQRVMAAQVALRRQQANESLESLLPDSLRSLPGPPGNTEPPTPPAGPSPCAAPPRTPAELAAAAALRWAAEPPPALPGPLPKADMNEERLGDASGADSADTYSDKDTDQRSSPDMTKAKSCFNPESPEIVSVDEVGFAVQKNGGGTENRPDSPKYHPEQNHLLIEGPSGTVSLPFSLKANRPPLEVLKKIFPNQKPAVLELILKGCGGDLVSAVEVLLSSRSSVASGERSPAESDGLVLPSNGHIFEHTLSSYPISSSKWSVGSAFRVPDTLRFSADSSNVVPNPLAVPLQHPFPQPPRYPLMLRNTLARNQSSPFLPNDVTLWNTMTLQQQYQLRSQYVSPFSSNSATVFRSSPVLPSRSSEDPRISIPDDGCPIVSKQPIYTEDEYEDRSDSSDSRILNTSS